The Nostoc sp. 'Peltigera membranacea cyanobiont' N6 genome contains the following window.
TTGCTTTGCGTTCAGCAAAACTACCACTTTCTGTTGATTGGTCAACTTTACTGGCGTTGTCCCTAGCAGCTTGCTTAACTTTATCTGCTGTCTCTTGGATGAAATTCTTGGCTCGTCCAGCATCTTCACTGGCTTTATCTTGAACTTTGTCGCCCGCATCTTTTGATGCAATCAAGGTTGCAGCTGGATCGGCAATTGCTGAGGTGTTCGAGAAAAATGCACCTTGCCAAACAAAAGCGATCGCTAACATACAAAACAGTGTTGTAGCCATCCAGCGTTTTACTGTGGAAAGCTGCTTTGTAAAATAATTCGATTTCATAGAATACAATCTCATGTGATTTAGTATACTATTTTTACTTCATTTAGTTTCTTCGCCATATCGATCTATAGATAGAAATTGTTGCGTCATTAGTCATGAAACAAGTTCACTATTTTGATAGATTGAAATTTGAGTAAAGATTTTTTGCTGGTAATTAAACAACGGAATTAAAGTCCCCCTTTTTAAGGGGGATTTAGGGGGATCTAAGAGTATTTGATACATCACTAAAGACTTTTCAGACATCCTCTAAGAAAGCATCACGCTGGCATCAATTGTTGGATGCGCTCTGGTTCCTCTCCCAGCCAATCTGGATTTTGGGCGGTGCTGTCAAAAATTGATGAAGTTTTGAAAGGCTCAAATTCGCCGCGTGATGCTGCTTCTGCTGTTTTTGCTAAGAGCGATCGCACTTGCTCGTCATTCATTGGCTGGAAAGTTCGCACAGCTTCAAAAGCTTGCTCTAAAATCTCCATACTGTCAATTCCGGTAATCACAACCGATGTAGGCAGATTCAAAGCATAGTGTAGACACTCAATCGGCGTTACAGTATTGGATTTTAAAAGAATACCGTTTGCCATACTTTTCATTCCCAGAACACCGATGTTTTGTTTTACCAGTTCTGGCACAACCAGCTTTGCAAAGCTGCGGTAATGAGCATCCATCACATTGAGCGGCATCTGAGCCGTATCAAATTTAAACCCTTGAGCGGCGGCAACTTCCAACATGTGGAGATGAACATGGGGATCTTTGTGCCCAGTAAAGCCAATGTATCGGAGTTTGCCAGCTTTCCGTGCCTCAATGAAGGCAGCATTCGCCCCTTCTTCATCAAAAACTCGATGCGGATCTTCGTACCGAATAATTTCGTGGTGCTGAACGAGATCGATGCAATCCACTTGCAGACGTTGAAGTGATTCGTCTAGCTGTTTTGCTGCTTCTTTTTTAGAGCGCCCGTCGATTTTCGTCATCAGGAAAACTTTATCGCGGTAGCGATCGCGCAGGGCTTTTCCCATCCGAATTTCGCTGACTCCACCGTTGTAATCCCAACTGTTATCCATAAATGTAATGCCGCGATCGATGGCTGTTCTAACAATACGGATACCCAGTTGTTCATCAACATTTTTCAAGCCGATGTGCCAACCACCCAATCCAATCGCAGAAACTTTTTCTCCTGTACTGCCCAGAACTCGGTATTGCATTTCTGAATTTGGCGTAGTTCCTGACATGTGTTCTCCAAGTCTTTCAGCTATTACTTTAAGTACATATAGCTGTGTACCAATTCAAAATGCAAGAGAAAATTGAGAATATCTTGCTGAAGATACAGTTTCTGAACCGATCGGGAAAATACTGAAGAAGCCAAAATATGGATGGCAATTAGGAATGTGTGAGGTAAGACTAAATATAGTAGGAGCAATTCATAAATTGCTCCTACCAAAAAATCAAAGTTTAGGCTATTCGATCGGAACTCAAAGTTTTAGTTTTAGGCTTTTATGTTTGTAGTTCCCAACAATTAAAACCTACGTGGCGTTAAGGAGACGGAACCGCTACTCGATTGCCAGGAACAATCTGTGGCTGGTAGGAAAATACTTCTCGGCTGCGGGGATTGACGGTCACTTTGACCCAATTCACATCGTTAGTGCCGTTCGCCGCATTGTCGCCAAATGTCTCAACACGAGTAAAGTTCTCGATGCGTCTGCCTTGAGCATCCAGAAATGGCTTGTCAACGCGGTAGTAGTGTGAGTCACCGTATACATAGGCAATCGGTTTACGGAAAGCGATCGCCTCTTCGCGGAACGCTAATAAAAAGTCCTTGAAGCCATCAGTCTGTCCATCGGTTTCTGTGAGTGTCTTCGGATCGCGCAAAGGCGCTCTGGTTCCGTCGGTTAAATCCCACCCTGGATCGGCTTGAGAGATAAACATCACTGCCACCGAGTTGCGTGTCTTTGCCGCTTTAAAAGTCTCTCTCATCCATGCAATATCAGCTGCGTTCCGCGCTGCGTACTCCTCTGGATCGGGCGCAGTGTCGCATAGGTTGTTGCACGAACCCTGAATATTGAGTGTCGCGTAAGTAACCCGACCAACCGTCCAGCGGCGGTTCTCAACACAGGGGACTGCACCGGTTGCACCAAGACACAGTGGTGTTGTCTGCACCTCCTGGACTAGCCGCCGCTGCCCAAGGGAAAATTTTGTGCTGAAGAATACCTGACGCTCGTAGTCGAGGCGATCGCGTGAGTTGAATCCACCGTTTGAGGGGCGATCGCAATCAGTCCAATCATTATCGCCTGGGGTGAAGGCTGCTGGTGCTTTCAAGGAGTTAAAGAAGCCGAGCGCCTGGGTGTAGAGTTCATTACTGCACGTGGTAGGTGTTACCGAGCCGGGTGTAGAGTTGCCCCCCTTCAAGTCGCCGTCGTGGACAGTGAAAGCTAGGTTTTGCGCGTTCATATCAGCGATGAGGTTCGGGACTCCCGTTGTCGCTTGGAGATCCGAATAGGGGAGATCGCCCCAAAGTCCGATGGCGTATGTCTCGTTCTCGCCCTCGTATTCGTACTCGTACTTCCTCTCGCCAGCAGTCGCCAAACCGATTGTAGAGCTTGCTAGTAACGGCACAGTCAGCGCCAGTAAACATATTTTACGCAGCAAACGCGCAGTGGTGACGCGTTGAAACACTGAGTACCCAACCTTTGCCATCATCTATATCCTCGATTATTCTTTGGGATCGCGAGCGCATTTTGGAGAATTAGCTCCTTGCCCACAACATTTCAGTGAGGAAATTAGATTACCGGATTGCTGATGGCTGATAGGTTATGGATGGGTTAATACGTTTGTTTATTTACATATTTGTGTAGCTGCGAATTATATGAGTTCTGGCTGTGCTGCGCTGCTATATTTATTTACCGCTATAAAAAAAGGCAATTTCTTTTTCTTTTAGGGGTGCGAAATCAGCATCTACAAGTAATTGGTCGAGTTCTGCTTGGGGAATGTGTTTTGCACCAATTCGCACAATGCGCGATCGCATAGTATTAGATACGCCACTGCGCTGTCTATTGCCCTCTAGCGCCATAACTTTACCATAAAGTTCTAATTTGGCAGGCGGAATGGGAGAACCATCAAAATCAATTCCCTGTGCGATCGCTTCATCAATAGCATCAGCACCTGTGGTAGTTTGATTCCCTGGGTTAGTTTCAGTAGGCATAGTGATTTGCTCTTAAGGCTATGGGTAGATTTTACCAGCCTTGCTGACACCTTTTCCCCACTGAGATTAATCACGAGCTTGTCGCGTTACCAAACCCCCAACAAACGCCCCTAAAATAGTGCCTGTCCATAGTCCTGTTGTGCTACCTTGCCATATTGCTCCTGGTGTCATCCAAGCGTTGCACATTTCTTTTAAACCCCAAGGTTGACTTTGACACTTTTGGCTATGCAGCATTATGGTGATTTGCCCGCTGATGTAAGCACCAAAAAAACCGGATGACAGCGCCAAAAAAGTGCAAACTAAAACTCTGTTTTTAATCATTTGTCATTTGTCATTTGTCATTTGAAGATTACCAAGGACTAAGGACAAATGACAAATGACTCCACACAGTGGTTCAACCTGTATTTCTCATCCCAGCGGCAATTCCATTAATAGTTAACAATGCTCCTCGCAGTAACTCGCCTTTGCTGTAACGAGAATGGATGACTCCAGAAGTAGCATTAGTATTCATAGACTGGCGTAGTCGCTTCAGCAGGGAAACTTGGATAAATCCCAAGGGAACAATTGTGCCATTGCGTAACTGTACAGATCGTTGCAAGACAGGATCGCCATCTAAGAGTCGATTGTGATCGGTGATTTTTAAGACCAAATCTCTTGTGAGATAGAACTCGCTGGCAATTTGGTCAAAAACCTTGTCAAAACGAAGTTTATCTTCTGGTTTTGACAATTCCTGAACGTAGTGATGTGCCATTTGCATATCTACTTTCGCCAAAGTC
Protein-coding sequences here:
- a CDS encoding aldo/keto reductase; this translates as MSGTTPNSEMQYRVLGSTGEKVSAIGLGGWHIGLKNVDEQLGIRIVRTAIDRGITFMDNSWDYNGGVSEIRMGKALRDRYRDKVFLMTKIDGRSKKEAAKQLDESLQRLQVDCIDLVQHHEIIRYEDPHRVFDEEGANAAFIEARKAGKLRYIGFTGHKDPHVHLHMLEVAAAQGFKFDTAQMPLNVMDAHYRSFAKLVVPELVKQNIGVLGMKSMANGILLKSNTVTPIECLHYALNLPTSVVITGIDSMEILEQAFEAVRTFQPMNDEQVRSLLAKTAEAASRGEFEPFKTSSIFDSTAQNPDWLGEEPERIQQLMPA
- a CDS encoding small RNA NsiR4-regulated ssr1528 family protein, which codes for MPTETNPGNQTTTGADAIDEAIAQGIDFDGSPIPPAKLELYGKVMALEGNRQRSGVSNTMRSRIVRIGAKHIPQAELDQLLVDADFAPLKEKEIAFFYSGK